From Epinephelus lanceolatus isolate andai-2023 chromosome 2, ASM4190304v1, whole genome shotgun sequence, one genomic window encodes:
- the LOC117258777 gene encoding uncharacterized protein LOC117258777: MKTLVTLALLTLICFLHHSSGTVAVNAVTKDGCCPGSNRTHIPKGFVKDMVRTPNDCNPKAIVITTVCEEKYCIDAKWTWVKKRLEEFETSQSAFNIHKCDKKDRNV; encoded by the exons ATGAAGACTCTGGTGACTCTTGCACTTCTGACTCTGATCTGCTTCCTGCATCACAGCTCTG gaaCAGTCGCAGTCAACGCTGTGACGAAAGATGGATGCTGTCCAGGCTCCAATCGAACACATATTCCTAAGGGATTTGTGAAAGACATGGTGAGGACCCCAAACGACTGCAATCCCAAGGCAATCGT GATCACGACTGTGTGTGAAGAGAAGTACTGCATCGATGCCAAGTGGACCTGGGTGAAGAAACGCCTGGAAGAATTTGAGACGTCCCAATCTGCCTTTAATATCCATAAGTGTGACAAGAAGGACCGAAACGTCTGA
- the LOC117251716 gene encoding gamma-aminobutyric acid receptor-associated protein-like 2, whose translation MKWMFKEDHSLEHRCIESAKIRNKYPDRVPVIVEKVSGSQIVDIDKRKYLVPSDITVAQFMWIIRKRIQLPSEKAIFLFVDKTVPQSSITMGQLYEKEKDEDGFLYVAYSGENTFGF comes from the exons AACATCGATGCATAGAGTCAGCCAAAATCCGCAACAAGTACCCTGACAGGGTCCCG GTGATTGTGGAGAAAGTGTCTGGATCACAGATAGTGGACATCGACAAGAGGAAGTACCTGGTGCCctctgacatcacagtggctcaGTTCATGTGGATCATCAGGAAACGCATCCAGCTGCCCTCAGAGAAGGCCATCTTCCTGTTCGTGGACAAGACGGTGCCTCAGTCCAG CATCACGATGGGGCAGCTGTACGAGAAGGAGAAGGACGAGGACGGCTTTTTATACGTGGCTTACAGCGGGGAGAACACCTTTGGTTTTTAA